A genomic segment from Oncorhynchus clarkii lewisi isolate Uvic-CL-2024 chromosome 12, UVic_Ocla_1.0, whole genome shotgun sequence encodes:
- the LOC139421906 gene encoding fibroblast growth factor 10-like, translating into MSRWTVTKGAAAWSCIRLSLISTMLVLLLYPLPSTCHHNAPGVATHSMLRLPRVANTSSATVVGRHVRSYNHLQGDVRKRKLYSYQKFFLRIDKNGKVNGTKNKDDLYSVLEIKSVDVGIVAIKGLSSNFYLAISKKGELYGARDFGVDCRLTERIEENRYNTYASAEWRNKKKAMFVGLSANGKPMRGKKTRRKNTATHFLPIVV; encoded by the exons ATGTCCAGATGGACAGTGACTAAGGGTGCCGCCGCCTGGTCCTGCATTCGTCTGTCCCTCATCTCCACAATGCTCGTCCTCCTGCTCTACCCGTTGCCCTCCACGTGTCATCACAATGCACCTGGGGTCGCCACTCACTCCATGCTGCGCTTGCCCAGGGTGGCCAACACCTCTTCAGCTACTGTTGTGGGGAGGCATGTGCGCAGCTATAACCATCTCCAAGGAGACGTGCGCAAGAGGAAACTCTACTCCTATCAGAAGTTCTTTCTCAGGATTGATAAAAATGGCAAAGTCAATGGCACCAAAAACAAAGATGATCTCTACA GTGTGCTGGAGATCAAGTCAGTGGATGTTGGGATCGTGGCCATCAAGGGGCTCAGCAGTAACTTTTACCTGGCAATCAGCAAGAAAGGAGAGCTGTACGGCGCG AGGGACTTTGGTGTTGACTGTCGGTTGACCGAGCGGATTGAGGAGAACAGGTACAACACCTATGCCTCAGCAGAGTGGCGGAACAAGAAGAAGGCCATGTTCGTGGGGCTGAGCGCCAACGGCAAGCCCATGAGAGGCAAGAAAACACGAAGGAAAAACACTGCCACCCACTTCCTGCCCATAGTGGTGTAG